From one Drosophila subpulchrella strain 33 F10 #4 breed RU33 chromosome 3L, RU_Dsub_v1.1 Primary Assembly, whole genome shotgun sequence genomic stretch:
- the LOC119555183 gene encoding uncharacterized protein LOC119555183 — protein sequence MDASPLSPEQAPILATGRSLDQQVDASSPNHSNYSNLTNSSSSGSSASSPSACSSSSSSSSAPQYSADIRAAALHPQQHPQQQRGSASGSRSGSGSAKTCELDVGEERDTFSPISSPDCNGAAAVDVLPSSSGSVDNKIYEGGSKVKPPSKEEKQRQNEEIVCMETSTVSTETGSWESMYPAANVAPSEEPEETEETPSVFKGISASSLLRDLEKRDQPLSTSGTSACFIDASSLRDEDEVLSFPSLDGHAQEEEVGQEVNGGEEEEEAEPSPTQQLEQFHKSFARCKGVRSMQQQQEQQDLPDEPEVEVDRPAAMSVPYSFQHNAQHFSVHPLGSSPKFSHHQQQQHHHPDLSYTTDYSSSSPAPSLVWSEQGRTHQQGGGASSSTPHNSMVHIEPASAGSNNSSIHRDYTLSSSLSHHRDSGAYCSDATDSPLPLPRTPKRSSKFDEANPIVSGGASIEDFREKQCESPSIKRRTDTCPIVSGGFVSLDFAPTRPLADEDDEEDLNEDAEIAGVEMRVKSGLLQRKPVAGIASWVVDMSDCRPERRRSTSSTTSSFRERSDSNSSHKSGCGFYVSLDDMDRKPPQEQTKPTAAPVAPPSQLSKSYTAPKSAGFFVDLSQSGKDEEPAPKDQELAEAKEEAKPEPKNIFSMFIDFGEQKTPRSNGRKEPLSLAQRLSSSLSSSASRRGVGDTEVMKSSASSTETLMAKSVNQKDMSAGSGESKSLDYRCNLEPPLTVAALRRLSQQHRQQSDPAKRHSWGSNGQPEQASGSGVGTVGNDCKRSISLTANGATDSAGAGLMSIIDKLPIISKASSLSIDSSVSPYDDFSGSNPGLSSCSEEEQQGLAQGRIKKRRRDAQLNETYDKSSLASVTEGILSKDLSPASNTDTDDLTFQQDEQLAKEQAELIAAVPLQLSTSSNRTSSVMETIIEAKETASPKKQVTLNNGHTMESLHATIEKQKQLLETVNEHGEQTTQQPSQIPSSFVKLSDMDKPVKHDLQSPDSMSKSVGNNHRSSQLGQRLYRDENRARPHSWAMTRSTGNTLQNFTNSVDNIRSLSRLFPNFSKEFSNSLPNGMTLEQVQSQQVDYIQTDLSADSSLASSFSRSGMDESSLSCRQPRRLGEDLLKMFLQEIATDMLVEVHGRRIRAHKCILRSRCQYFAAMLAGHGSQSVVSLQGYSYAAVHFALCHIYSGASHPPDGISLMELAALADLLGLEGLKEVTSHALKTNYCHNFHKPCSGCTDGILQVLPVALNHALDDLYRKCLRWTCRHYLKVWPTRQFAQLPPDILGRCRQQIVAYLTSETVLDTVLDCDHLLAQLSAYRWGHVCEQLVREILEAAYAYVGDHFASLIASDSFLSLGHDRSRHIPRLETLLLHTAAELTPEQACRSYQRVTRLNTVLQAKVIHMPASLGQSELARELQGLQEEQLDWQPEYIRLVGALVYAVEQCLIRQCSRAMRVTAWQRMDLELRKKIQTLARLTEPLDMKRQNGKPVSKAFSFGGSTRSQDLVQIKLAIQAQTKRAHAQETLLYKATQTQDATGGVGHVQTAERGVQANHESREGGSKLLKSNSRAYVPHRASSQVASERNSLNLHRRTQSEAPPVTHKKPAAAAQAAFSVEPKTAQGKPAAVTAKLGEVRPRYLEPRKPRAAAPSATNGHGGGPVRSATSSSIPANVGRKAPAKNLHISSSDSSRNSSPAARRVQNGTRLGNKSSNLSMDSLASPARRAKSSSRGPQDRYSSDQNSLAESMKSSVITNKTISHESLSGSSKLARIQQLNGHGKGTSPGKVKATQRGSTVGNKSTRQLKQQHNAMASNGSSPSSVHTTKSAASRLSSVSSTLSTRELFKQRSISVPAGGTDGAPNKGRHSFLSAKSREILAKRAEKNKLQQQQQQQQKQTEAPVEERGSVQLRSSAGPLRSSSHSAVSSMLQQHNLRNSLPSSIPTRRPNTLHLKKTTALTNGVGGPTKTATNGLSNGSYKSAQAVKQKLDLLIDAQLESGLPRERVESKLERSSTFCKDSADLDISELQIVE from the exons ATGGATGCATCGCCCCTGTCGCCGGAACAGGCTCCCATCTTGGCCACCGGAAGGTCATTGGACCAGCAGGTGGACGCCAGTTCGCCCAACCACTCGAACTACTCGAATCtcaccaacagcagcagcagcgggagCAGTGCCAGCAGTCCCTCGGCCTGCTCCTCCTCGTCTTCCTCATCCTCGGCGCCCCAGTACAGTGCAGATATCCGTGCGGCTGCACTGCATCCACAGCAGCATCCCCAGCAGCAGAGAGGATCTGCCTCGGGATCCCGCTCAGGATCGGGTTCGGCTAAAACCTGTGAGCTTGACGTGGGCGAGGAACGAGATACCTTCTCGCCGATCTCCAGTCCGGATTGCAACGGTGCGGCCGCCGTGGATGTCCTGCCCTCCTCCAGTGGCTCTGTGGACAACAAGATCTACGAGGGAGGCAGCAAGGTGAAGCCACCTTCTAAGGAGGAGAAGCAGCGACAGAACGAGGAGATTGTCTGCATGGAGACCTCGACGGTGTCCACGGAAACTGGCTCCTGGGAGTCCATGTATCCCGCAGCGAACGTTGCTCCGTCAGAGGAACCCGAGGAAACAGAGGAAACCCCTTCGGTTTTCAAGGGCATCAGTGCCAGCTCCTTGCTGCGGGATCTGGAGAAGCGGGATCAGCCGTTGTCCACCTCGGGAACGAGTGCCTGCTTCATAGACGCCTCTTCGCTGAGGGATGAGGATGAGGTGCTGTCCTTTCCCAGCCTAGATGGTCACGCTCAGGAGGAGGAAGTTGGTCAGGAGGTAAACGGCGGAGAAGAAGAGGAGGAGGCCGAACCCTCGCCCACACAGCAGCTGGAGCAGTTTCACAAGTCCTTTGCCCGGTGCAAAGGTGTGAGATCaatgcaacagcagcaggagcagcaagATCTCCCGGATGAGCCCGAGGTGGAGGTGGATCGACCTGCTGCCATGTCGGTGCCCTACAGCTTCCAGCACAATGCCCAGCACTTTAGTGTGCATCCCCTGGGCAGCAGTCCCAAGTTCAGCCaccaccaacagcagcagcatcatcatccCGATCTCAGCTACACCACGGACTACTCCTCCAGCAGTCCGGCTCCGAGTTTGGTGTGGTCAGAGCAGGGCAGGACTCACCAACAGGGTGGGGGAGCCTCCTCCTCCACGCCCCACAACTCGATGGTGCACATTGAACCCGCGTCGGCGGGCAGCAACAACTCCTCCATTCACAGGGATTACACGCTATCCTCCTCACTCTCGCATCACCGGGACTCGGGTGCCTACTGCAGTGATGCCACGGATTCGCCGCTTCCACTGCCGCGCACTCCAAAGAGAAGCTCCAAGTTCGATGAGGCCAATCCTATTGTTTCGGGCGGAGCATCTATCGAGGATTTCCGGGAGAAACAGTGCGAGAGTCCCAGCATCAAGAGACGCACAGACACCTGCCCGATTGTCTCGGGGGGTTTCGTGTCCCTGGACTTTGCGCCCACTCGCCCGCTGGCGGATGAGGATGACGAGGAGGACCTCAACGAAGATGCAGAGATAGCCGGCGTGGAGATGCGAGTCAAGTCAGGACTGCTGCAGAGGAAGCCCGTGGCGGGCATCGCCTCCTGGGTGGTGGACATGAGTGACTGCCGGCCggagaggaggaggagcaccagcagtaCCACTTCCAGCTTCCGCGAGCGCTCTGATTCGAACAGTTCGCACAAGAGCGGGTGTGGTTTCTATGTTTCATTGGATGACATGGACAGGAAGCCGCCCCAGGAGCAGACAAAGCCCACTGCTGCTCCAGTGGCTCCTCCATCGCAGCTAAGCAAATCATACACGGCACCCAAGTCAGCTGGATTCTTTGTAGATCTTTCCCAGAGCGGTAAGGATGAAGAGCCGGCGCCCAAGGATCAGGAGTTGGCTGAGGCCAAGGAGGAAGCCAAGCCGGAACCCAAAAATATATTCTCTATGTTCATTGATTTTGGGGAGCAAAAGACCCCACGTTCAAATGGCCGAAAGGAACCTTTGAGTCTGGCCCAGAGGCTGTCCAGCTCTCTGAGTTCCTCGGCTTCAAGAAGAGGAGTAGGCGACACCGAGGTGATGAAATCCAGCGCCAGTTCCACGGAGACCCTGATGGCCAAAAGCGTGAACCAAAAGGATATGTCAGCGGGATCTGGGGAGAGTAAGTCCCTGGATTACAGATGCAATTTAGAGCCTCCTTTAACGGTGGCTGCACTACGTCGTCTTTCGCAGCAGCATCGCCAGCAGAGCGATCCCGCCAAGCGTCACAGCTGGGGCAGCAATGGCCAGCCGGAGCAGGCATCCGGATCGGGAGTGGGAACGGTGGGCAACGATTGCAAGCGTTCCATCAGCCTGACTGCCAATGGGGCCACGGATTCGGCGGGAGCGGGTCTAATGAGCATCATTGACAAGCTGCCCATAATATCCAAGGCCTCCTCGCTCTCCATCGATAGTTCTGTCTCGCCCTACGACGACTTCAGTGGCTCCAATCCTGGCCTGAGCAGCTGTtcggaggaggagcagcagggTCTGGCCCAGGGAAGGATCAAGAAGAGGCGAAGGGATGCTCAGTTGAATGAGACCTATGACAAATCCAGCTTGGCCTCGGTCACGGAGGGCATCCTCTCCAAGGACTTGTCGCCCGCTTCCAATACCGATACGGATGATCTCACCTTCCAGCAGGACGAACAGCTGGCCAAGGAGCAGGCGGAACTGATTGCTGCAGTGCCCCTGCAGCTGAGCACCAGTTCCAACCGAACTAGCAGCGTAATGGAGACCATCATCGAGGCCAAGGAGACGGCCTCACCGAAGAAACAGGTTACCTTGAACAATGGACACACCATGGAATCCCTACACGCCACCATtgaaaagcaaaagcaactGCTGGAGACGGTCAACGAGCACGGGGAACAGACGACGCAGCAGCCCTCCCAAATCCCCTCGAGCTTCGTTAAGCTCTCCGACATGGATAAGCCTGTGAAGCACGATCTGCAGTCACCGGATTCGATGAGCAAGAGCGTGGGCAACAACCACAGGAGCTCCCAGCTGGGTCAGCGACTGTACAGGGACGAGAACCGGGCGCGTCCGCACTCCTGGGCCATGACCCGATCCACGGGAAATACTCTGCAGAACTTCACCAACTCGGTGGACAACATAAGAAGTCTGTCCCGGCTGTTTCCCAACTTCTCCAAGGAGTTCTCCAACTCGCTGCCCAATGGGATGACCCTGGAGCAGGTTCAGAGCCAGCAGGTGGACTATATCCAAACGGATCTCAGTGCGGACTCTAGTCTGGCCTCCAGCTTCAGCAGATCGGGCATGGATGAATCCTCGCTGAGCTGCAGGCAGCCCAGACGATTGGGTGAGGATTTGCTCAAGATGTTCCTGCAGGAGATTGCCACCGACATGCTGGTGGAGGTGCACGGTCGTCGCATCCGCGCCCACAAGTGCATCCTGCGCTCGCGCTGTCAGTACTTTGCTGCCATGCTGGCGGGTCATGGGTCACAGAGTGTGGTCTCCCTGCAGGGCTACTCCTACGCAGCCGTGCATTTTGCTCTCTGTCACATCTATTCGGGTGCCTCGCATCCACCGGATGGCATTAGTCTGATGGAACTGGCCGCTCTGGCGGATCTGCTGGGACTGGAGGGTCTGAAGGAGGTCACCTCGCATGCTCTGAAGACGAACTACTGCCACAACTTCCATAAGCCGTGCTCTGGATGCACCGATGGCATCCTGCAGGTGCTGCCCGTGGCCCTGAACCATGCGCTGGATGATCTGTACAGGAAGTGCCTGCGCTGGACGTGCCGCCACTACCTGAAGGTGTGGCCCACCAGGCAGTTTGCTCAGTTGCCCCCGGATATACTGGGCCGATGTCGCCAGCAGATTGTGGCTTATTTG ACCTCGGAGACGGTGCTGGACACGGTGCTCGACTGCGACCACCTGTTGGCGCAACTGTCTGCCTATCGCTGGGGCCACGTCTGCGAGCAGCTGGTGCGCGAGATCCTGGAGGCAGCCTACGCCTATGTGGGAGATCACTTTGCCAGTTTGATTGCCAGCGATTCCTTCCTTTCGCTGGGCCACGACCGCAGCAGGCACATCCCGCGCCTGGAGACGCTGCTCTTGCACACGGCTGCTGAACTGACGCCGGAGCAGGCCTGTCGCAGCTACCAGCGGGTAACCCGATTGAACACCGTGCTGCAGGCAAAGGTCATCCATATGCCGGCCAGCCTGGGCCAATCGGAGCTAGCTAGGGAGCTGCAGGGTCTGCAGGAGGAGCAATTGGACTGGCAGCCGGAGTACATTCGACTGGTGGGAGCCCTCGTCTATGCCGTCGAGCAGTGCCTCATACGGCAGTGCTCACGGGCCATGCGCGTCACCGCCTGGCAACGCATGGATCTGGAGCTGCGCAAGAAGATTCAAACGCTGGCCCGTCTCACCGAACCGCTGGATATGAAGCGCCAGAATGGCAAGCCGGTGAGCAAGGCCTTCTCCTTTGGCGGCAGCACACGCAGCCAGGATCTCGTGCAGATCAAGTTGGCCATCCAGGCGCAGACAAAGCGAGCCCATGCCCAGGAGACCCTGTTGTACAAGGCCACCCAGACGCAGGACGCCACTGGTGGAGTGGGTCATGTGCAGACAGCCGAGAGGGGAGTCCAGGCCAATCATGAGTCCCGGGAGGGAGGCA GCAAACTGCTCAAGAGCAACTCCCGTGCATACGTTCCACATCGTGCCAGCTCCCAGGTGGCTTCGGAGCGCAACAGCTTGAATCTCCATCGACGCACACAGTCGGAAGCTCCGCCGGTGACACACAAGAAACCGGCTGCAGCAGCACAGGCTGCTTTCTCAGTGGAACCCAAGACTGCCCAAGGAAAGCCTGCCGCGGTGACGGCCAAACTGGGCGAAGTGCGTCCTCGCTACCTGGAACCACGCAAGCCACGGGCTGCGGCTCCATCCGCCACAAACGGCCATGGTGGTGGACCCGTGCGCAGTGCCACTAGCTCGAGCATCCCCGCCAATGTAGGCAGGAAGGCGCCGGCCAAAAACCTGCACATCTCTTCCAGCGACAGCTCACGGAACTCGAGTCCGGCGGCGCGCAGAGTGCAGAATGGCACGCGGCTGGGCAACAAGTCGAGCAATCTGTCCATGGACAGCCTGGCATCGCCGGCTCGTAGGGCTAAGAGCAGCTCTCGCGGACCACAGGACCGATACTCCTCCGACCAGAACTCGCTGGCGGAGAGCATGAAGAGCTCTGTGATCACAAACAAAACGATCTCACACGAGTCGCTCTCGGGCAGCTCGAAACTGGCCAGAATCCAGCAGCTTAACGGCCATGGCAAAGGAACTTCACCCGGAAAGGTCAAGGCAACGCAGCGGGGCTCCACTGTGGGCAACAAGTCGACGCGCCAACTGAAGCAACAGCACAATGCGATGGCCTCCAACGGATCCAGTCCCAGTTCGGTGCACACAACCAAGTCGGCAGCCAGTCGCCTGTCTTCCGTGAGCAGCACACTTTCCACGCGGGAGCTGTTTAAGCAGCGCTCCATTTCAGTGCCAGCAGGTGGGACAGATGGAGCGCCAAATAAGGGACGCCACAGCTTCCTTTCGGCCAAATCCCGAGAGATTCTGGCCAAGCGGGCGGAGAAGAAcaagctgcagcagcagcaacaacagcagcagaagcaaACCGAAGCTCCGGTCGAGGAGCGTGGATCGGTCCAACTGCGTTCCTCCGCCGGCCCCCTGCGCTCCTCCTCACATTCCGCGGTGTCCAGCATGCTGCAGCAGCACAATCTGCGCAACAGCCTGCCCTCCAGCATTCCCACCCGACGCCCCAACACGCTGCATCTGAAGAAAACCACTGCGTTGACCAATGGAGTGGGTGGCCCCACTAAAACGGCCACCAATGGCCTGTCGAATGGAAGCTACAAGTCGGCCCAGGCGGTCAAACAGAAGCTGGACCTGCTCATCGATGCCCAGCTGGAGAGTGGGCTGCCCAGGGAGCGTGTGGAGTCCAAACTAGAGCGATCCAGCACCTTTTGCAAGGACAGCGCCGATCTGGACATAAGCGAATTGCAGATTGTGGAGTAA